Part of the Zingiber officinale cultivar Zhangliang chromosome 6A, Zo_v1.1, whole genome shotgun sequence genome, ataataataaatattcaaAATAACTCATTAATTTGTttatctaaattttaattttgaatgttaaaattattttgactgaAATATCCTTACTGAAAAAGTAACTCATACttctaacaaaaattaaaaaataaaaaatctcacaTGATCATTGAAAGCTTAATGTTAATcaaatcttttatatatatatatatatatatatatatatatatatatatgtgtgtgtgtgtgtgtgtgtgtgtcaaAAATCTCActagttctttaaagaaaaacccttataaaatttatatacaCACCAGCATAAACAACAGAAAAACAATAACTCTGAAAAGGGTAATCATCCAAACACTCATTACACCTTTCttaccaaacaaaaaaaaaatcagaattgtaaattaataaatcaaaatcaaataaagaTGAAAAAAATCCATCATTAAAAATCTCCGCATTATCAAATGTGGCATACAACGAAATAAAAGTGAAGTGTTGATGTGATAAAATTATACTAATATGTACATCAAAGAcattacaaaattcaaaaaagaaaTTTATAGACTATTGTAACTACAAAGTTAGTGATAAGATATCTTAATATATCATATAAACCCAAAACCACTAACATTTAATAGGTGCTAACTACTATTTGTATACAGAAAACTAGTTGATGTGAGTACTTTTGATAGATagataaaatagaaaaagaagCATAATACTTCAACACATTCCAAAAAGTTCAAGTTAAAGTTACGCTTTTACCGATcatgtgagttttttttttttactattcatTTTTTGTCTATAAGTTTGAGGTTACTTTTTAATAGGGGTGTTtcaattagaataattttaatgttTAGAATTAAGATTTAAGTTACTAAAGTAATAAGTTATTTTAGGAGAaaatttgcatgcagtccccaATTACAAACAAAACTTAATTTGCATACAGTTCCCATTGCCAAAAATCTTTGTTTCCACTCTCTAACCAAACATAATGAATACCAATTTACCtaattatcttttatattttttagatataaaaaacTCAAAAATGAGTATAACTCCTCTTAAATTTTGCACATTAAGTTAGAATAtactatattttctatcaaattgagcattaCTCTTTTTCTACctcaattggataaaaaaatatactagattctcttTAAATAGTGCTCAAttggagaaaaaaaatatactagattctcgttaaatgatgctgaatttaGGAGGGATTATATTAAACGAGCAAAAAACTAtgcttaatttttcaatctcTAACCAAGCATAATGGATACCAATTTATCTAATTGTCTCTCatatttttttaagtataaaaagtttaaaaatgagtacaatttttcttaaattttgcacattaaactagaatctagtatattttctatcaaattgagtacgactcTTTTCcatctcaattggatgaaaaacaTATTAGATTCTTTTTAAATAGTgttcaattgaatgaaaaatataatagatCTCTTTAAATAATGTTGAATTTAGGAAGAATTATATTAAGTGGGGAAAAAAACGTGCTtaattagatagaaaatatacacgattctaatttaaagtgttgaatttaagaggaattatactaatttttagattttttttatactaaAAAAATATGAGGAGCAATTAGATAGCAATATTTGCATCAGAgagttgaaacaaataaaattttacatgtggggagtgaaaataaaattttttaaagatgaGTACTATATGTAAAGTTGAAGTTACATTTAGAGTTTTTCTCTAATTCACCGTTATTTTagtcctttattatttttttctttttcacttaAGATAAAAAAtggttaaatattattttttaaatacagaGAGATAAATTCCTATTTGATAGAAAACACAAGGACAAACTGACCTGATTAGTTTGAGAAATGATGGGCCCAATCATATTTTATTTCATGgtcttttatttttcaatgatTTAATTGTACTGATTTGTTTGTATTAGTTGATATGTCGTAACGTGAGCCCTGTGAGTATTAAGAGTGATTTTATTATTAGGGTTTATTGTACTGATTTTATATTAAGAGTTGATTGTactgattttatattatttttcaatgatatatatatatggtaaCTTTATTTTATGTCAAATCTTACttctttattaataaaattttaaaaataaaaatattttattttaactaatttgacaatgagtaataaattattacaatattattaatatacattttaattattatttttttaaaaattatcaatcaattttaattttaatgaaggaAAGCCTTGATGTATTATTGTATGACCTATATGTAATAGATTTAAGTAGTAGATATAGACACTGCATATAATAAATTCTTCCCTAGGATTGCATATTAGTAGGACCTTCATGAATCAAActgtatttttataaattttaactttgataaattataaattaaatttatttaatcaaaAATATTTAGTTAGTAAACATCGACAATAAATTACTAAAAAAAGGTGTATAATAACTTGTTAAAGAATATAGACACAATAATAATGGTATAAAAATGATAATAAATGAGAAATATACTTTTaactttctaaaatatttttataaaaaactaTCAATTAAGTAtaactaataaatatttttaatttattaactaaacttaattttgattattaaattaattttttatcaacaaaaaattaaaaataaaaaatttaaaatttaaaattataaattataaatcaaattttaataaaaaaaattaccaaccaaatctaactttaagattaaaaaattaaaattatcaatcaaatctaacacatgtaaaaaaaaataaattcgatcaaatttaactttaatttataagaaattaaaattattggttaaatctaaaaaaataaaaattattgatcaaatataatttgactagtaaaaaattaaaattattgaaaataaattttatttaaaatttattttaaccataattttaaatatttaatattcaaactctctcatatatatatatatataatttggtgGACCTCAATATAATAGGGCCCTAGGCATAGaccttaatggcctatgccttatatatatatatatatatatatagtgaaaattaaaaaaaaaataaattaaaatattatatttatatattgatTAAAATTACTAGATCAATAATTTTTAATCTTACATAAATGTAGCAAATCAAATCAAAATATCGAAATTTAGCAGTTTTGATCAATTTTGAAACCTTTTATTATTCTGAATGTTACTTAGTGActatctttttaaatttttaataattgttATGCAATTTTGATCTTAGAGGAAGATCAGAAGCTGATTACACATGCAATAAGAGAGGACTACTTAAGAAAACACATGCAATATCGAGATGCTCAGCATGTTAagctttaacaaatttaaaagatACAAAAATATGAGATGGATCATAGTATTGGTGATAACTAGGTTGGGAAtctcatattaaaaaaaatacaaaaaaaaaaaaagatcttgAATTTTAAAGGACAAACATATTTCTATTGATATGAAACTATTCGGATAGAATTTACAAATAAAATTATgagaaattagattcaaaatgaataaTATTATATGATTATGAagatttatgaatttttttagtTCTAACAAATGGTTTCATAACTATGGTTTGGACTGGATGTCATATGAGATTATTTTGAACAAAGTTGAGAGAAGACATGAAGTAGACTAAGAGTGATCGAATATTTACGGAGAGACTCAGAGTAGATCAAGAATGATCAAATACGAGTAAAGTTCAAAAATATAATCATTAGAGTTTAGACTTAAAGTGGATTATATCATACTATATGAATTTTTTTGATCCTAACAAATGATAGTAAAATCATGATTCAAATCAGATGTCACGTGGGATGATCTTGAGCAAAGTTGAAAGAAACTTCAAAGTAAATCAAGAATGATTAGATATTTATTGAGAGGTTCTGAGTAATTAAGAAGGATCAAATACGGATATAAGAATAACCCACAGCAGATCAAGAGTACTTACGAGATGATAAAAAGGAGACCAAGAATAACCAACTTTGATACCTTGGTGTGTTGACATCTTATTTTCACGACTGATATGAATCGGGCGTCTGAGAGTTATCTGGATTTTTATTTAAAAGAGCATACGCGAATTGTTCACGTCAACGCGTTGATGATATGATTTCGTGGACGTCCGTTTCAAGATGACTCACACGTCAACAATGACGCCACACCTAATTATTTTCTCCTTCGTAATAATatttgattgaaatttatttttaaatagtaataataataataataatttattttgtcACTCCATATATTCACAGGCTGTACACCAATTACTAGCAATAACTAACAGGTCACCAAGCCAGATTCTTCGTCTCCATTTAATTCTTCACAAATTCCATTTCAGCCCGTAGACTTTCATATGTTTTCATTTTACCTGAAAGTGTATTTACCTTAGTTTTTTCCCTATAATTTGGATAATGATTACAAGTGTAAAATAAGAACAAAATTgtcattaatattaaaatacagtttaatatttttatcagaaatggctattttttataaataagtaACTGAGCTGGGTGTTGATTTTTgtctcaacaaaaaaaaaacgtaaaaggGAACCTTTGATATTAGTAAAGGTTTAAGGGGCGTATGAAAAGTTATCAAACCTGGTGTGCTATTTTGATAATCGGCTAAAGATTTTCTCTGTCTTCTCCTCCTGCTACTATCTGCCGACAAGCATCACCTTCTTCCACTGCCGGTTGCTCTCCTTTTCATGTTACCGAATTCAAACTTGGCAATAATTAATTCACATATTATCGCATCGACAAATCAAACTCTCATCATTCCTCCCTTCTCTTCTCGCCGTGATTCTCCTCTGCTACTGTTTGTGTTTGCAGAGCTCATGGCCATGGATGCAGGCAGATCATAGCGGAATGCGTGAGGACCATTGAACAGAGAGTTTCTTGAAGTTTAACTCCGAAAAGTCGAGTCTTTGTTCCACAAATCCTATTAAAAATGCGATTTTTATCGCCGCCAATGGGCGCCagcctgctgctgctgctgctgctcttcgtcgtctctgatgcccaGCAGCTGTCCCCTTCGCAGTCCAAGACGCTGCTCCGCCTCCAGGGCCTCCTCGAGTACCCGCCTGCTCTCGCTGGCTGGTCCAGGAGCACTCCCTTCTGCTACCTGCCCCCCTCCGCCTCCCTCGCTGTCGCCTGCTCCGGCAACCGCATCGTGGAGCTTGTCATCGTCGGCGATCGCCTCGCGTCGCCTGGCGCCCGCAACGCTCTCTCGCCGGCGTTCTCCTCCGACTCACTCTTCACCACCCTGTCGCGGCTCCCCAGCCTGACCAGGCTCTCTCTCGTCGCCCTCGGCCTCTGGGGACCGCTCCCTGGGAAGGTGGACCGCTTCCCCTCGCTCAAAGTTCTCAATCTGAGCTCGAACTACTTCTCCGGGTCGATTCCGCTGGAGATCTCGACGATGACGAGCCTCCAAAATCTCGTCTTGAGTGGAAATTACTTGAGCGGTTCCGTCCCCGACCTGAAACCCCTTTCTTCTCTCCTCGAATTAAACATCGGTGAAAATCGCCTCGGTCCCGAGTTCCCTTCCCTGAGCAACAGCCTCGTTATCCTAGTTCTCAAGAACAACAGCTTAGTGGGAAAGATCCCAGCCAATCTCGGAGCCTTTCATCAGCTCGCTATGCTTGATTTATCTTCCAATCATCTTTCTGGTAGGATTCCTCCATTTCTGTTTTCTCTAAGATCGATGCAGCACTTGGACTTATCCGACAACAAGATCACCGGACAAATTGCCGGCAATGTTCCCTGTAGCAATGTGCTTGAATTCGTCGATCTCTCAAACAATCACTTGGTCGGCGGGCTTCCTTCATGCTTGCGCTCCAATCCTTCAAGCAGAGTGGTGCTGACTTCAGGGAACTGTCTAAATGCAGGGGATCTAAGGAACCAGCATCCTAATGTTTACTGTGATGGTGCTGCATTGGCTGCAGTTTTGCCTCCCGCAAACAAGATCAGTGGATCCAAAAGCAAAGTAGGCGTTATCTTGGGCATTGTTGGCGGCGTCATCGGAGGCGCTGCACTGTTAGGTTTGCTGATCTTCCTGGTCTTCAGGAGAACAAGAACCAATGAATCCAACGCCATTGTCTTGCACAAACCAATTGCAGCAAAATCCTTAGCACAAGACACCCCAAGAAGTCCTATCGATGCTGGTAAGCAAGCTAATCCTTTGTTACACCATAATACATAAATCAGGCTCCTTTCACGAGATTTACTTTTAGAGTAAGTGATATTCAAGTTTGAATGATTGTTGCTTGATTCAATCTTATACTTAGAGATCATCCTTTTTGATGAAGGGTTCAAGTTTCAATCTGCCAGAATGGAAAGTATTGGGCTAACACCGTACAGAGTTTTCAGTATTGAGGAGCTTAAGCAGGCAACTAATAATTTTGACCCCTCGAACTTGTTTGAGGATAGTGCACGAGGACAGGTATAATAGTCCTATACAATTGCTAGTTCTTTATGCTAAAGCATCTTCTTTATGCTGAAGAACTTGTGACTCACTAGCTTGTGGTTGTATGATAATTGATC contains:
- the LOC121995758 gene encoding probable LRR receptor-like serine/threonine-protein kinase At1g14390; translation: MRFLSPPMGASLLLLLLLFVVSDAQQLSPSQSKTLLRLQGLLEYPPALAGWSRSTPFCYLPPSASLAVACSGNRIVELVIVGDRLASPGARNALSPAFSSDSLFTTLSRLPSLTRLSLVALGLWGPLPGKVDRFPSLKVLNLSSNYFSGSIPLEISTMTSLQNLVLSGNYLSGSVPDLKPLSSLLELNIGENRLGPEFPSLSNSLVILVLKNNSLVGKIPANLGAFHQLAMLDLSSNHLSGRIPPFLFSLRSMQHLDLSDNKITGQIAGNVPCSNVLEFVDLSNNHLVGGLPSCLRSNPSSRVVLTSGNCLNAGDLRNQHPNVYCDGAALAAVLPPANKISGSKSKVGVILGIVGGVIGGAALLGLLIFLVFRRTRTNESNAIVLHKPIAAKSLAQDTPRSPIDAGFKFQSARMESIGLTPYRVFSIEELKQATNNFDPSNLFEDSARGQFYKGQFQEGSLIVVRLLKLNPKLLYQNLHQYLELIAKLRHHHLASILGHCITSSQDSVNTTTIVHIVSEHVTNGTLRSHLTEWRKRELLKWPQRLAAVTGVARGIQFLHTVTVPGIIGNHLDTDSIKLDKTLTAKISRYDLPVLPKSKNKAGYERPFVPLDGRDDGSVDILDHGEEEDIYRLGLVLLEVITGKHSGSDRDADSLRSQLHGSLLDSPADLKGLADPTIRGTFAADSLRTAAEIALKCLSVDPSQRPSIDDVLWNLQYSGQIQDGWAMAENSSNQV